A part of Chitinimonas koreensis genomic DNA contains:
- a CDS encoding 4-aminobutyrate--2-oxoglutarate transaminase, protein MSSNADLHARRLAATPRGVGVLGDFFVERAENSLLWDAEGRRFIDFAAGIAVLNTGHRHPKITAAVAAQLDAFSHTCYQVVPYEGYVKLAETLNGIVPIDGARKTAFFTTGAEAVENAIKIARAATGRSGVIAFSGAFHGRTMMGMALTGKVNPYKLNFGPMPADVYHAPYPIPLHGVSVDDSLKALQTLFKADIDPKRVAAIILEPVQGEGGFYVAPKEFMAGLRRICDEHGILLIADEIQTGFARTGKTFAMEHYDVKPDLMTMAKSLAGGFPLSAVTGRAELMDAPAPGGLGGTYAGSPLAIAAALAVLEVIEEEKLNERADRLGAALKEKLNSLKGAVPQIADVRGLGFMVAVEFNKAGGDEPDADFAKKVQVEALKRGLILLTCGVYSNVIRFLAPLTIDDATFAEALDVLEAALKA, encoded by the coding sequence ATGTCCAGCAACGCCGATCTCCACGCCCGCCGTCTCGCCGCCACTCCGCGCGGGGTCGGCGTACTGGGCGACTTCTTCGTCGAACGGGCCGAAAACAGCCTGCTGTGGGATGCCGAAGGCCGCCGCTTCATCGACTTCGCCGCCGGCATCGCCGTGCTGAACACCGGCCACCGCCACCCCAAGATCACCGCCGCCGTCGCCGCCCAGCTCGATGCCTTCAGCCACACCTGCTACCAGGTGGTGCCCTACGAGGGCTACGTGAAGCTGGCCGAGACGCTGAACGGGATCGTCCCGATCGACGGCGCCAGGAAGACCGCCTTCTTCACCACCGGTGCCGAAGCGGTCGAGAACGCCATCAAGATCGCCCGCGCCGCCACCGGCCGCAGCGGTGTGATCGCCTTCTCGGGCGCCTTCCACGGCCGCACCATGATGGGCATGGCGCTGACCGGCAAGGTCAACCCCTACAAGCTCAACTTCGGCCCGATGCCGGCCGACGTCTACCACGCGCCGTACCCGATCCCGCTGCACGGCGTCAGCGTCGACGACTCGCTCAAGGCGCTGCAGACGCTGTTCAAGGCCGACATCGATCCCAAGCGCGTCGCGGCCATCATCCTCGAGCCGGTGCAGGGCGAGGGCGGCTTCTACGTCGCGCCGAAGGAATTCATGGCCGGCCTGCGCCGCATCTGCGACGAGCACGGCATCCTCTTGATCGCCGACGAGATCCAGACCGGCTTCGCCCGGACCGGCAAGACCTTCGCGATGGAACACTACGACGTGAAGCCCGATCTGATGACCATGGCCAAGAGCCTGGCCGGCGGCTTCCCGCTGTCCGCCGTCACCGGCCGCGCCGAGCTGATGGATGCGCCGGCGCCCGGCGGCCTCGGCGGCACCTACGCCGGCAGCCCGCTGGCGATCGCCGCCGCGCTGGCGGTACTCGAGGTGATCGAGGAAGAGAAGCTGAACGAACGCGCCGACCGCCTCGGCGCCGCGCTCAAGGAAAAGCTGAACAGCCTCAAGGGCGCCGTGCCGCAGATCGCCGACGTGCGCGGCCTGGGCTTCATGGTCGCGGTCGAGTTCAACAAGGCCGGCGGCGACGAACCCGATGCCGACTTCGCCAAGAAGGTGCAGGTCGAGGCGCTCAAGCGCGGCCTGATCCTGCTGACCTGCGGCGTCTACTCGAACGTGATCCGCTTCCTGGCGCCGCTGACCATCGACGACGCCACCTTCGCCGAAGCGCTCGACGTGCTGGAAGCCGCGCTGAAGGCCT